The genomic stretch AACTGAAAAGTCCCCTTCAGGTGCGGCTGGATCCAGGGGCTCCAACGAGTTCGTCAGTATCTGTCTCAGCTCTGTCCTCCTCTGTGTTGACTTTACCCTCAGGTGGGTCCCCAATTTGGGGGGTCAGAGTGGCATAGCTCTGACTGGCGGATCTCAGCAGGAGGAGGACATTTCCGGGTAACGAGAGCAAAAGTCTCAGGGCAGATTCTGATTGGCCAGGCTGAGATCACGTGCACATTCCCGGGTGTCGTGAAGGGGCGGGGTCTGCCGGACCCAAAGGGGCGGAGTCTGCCATCCCCAAAGGGGCGGAGTCTGCCATACCCAAACCTCATCCTCAGCGTGGGGGAGCCACAGGCCCTGCCCCGCCTGGGGGAGCTGGCTCTGGGACCAGGACTTTGCTCCTCCGCAGGGGACAAGGCTGTAGAATCTCCCTCCTTCCCGCATGTCATTGATGTTCCCAACTCAAAGTCACTTACAAGTTCTTATCCCATGCCACCCGAAGTCACACGGAAGGTAGGAAGCCGAGGTGCCGGGGCGTCAGGCCCGTGTGTCCAAACTGTCCTTCTAAACGTTGGCACCTGTGACGTGTTCGTGCCCCGACACCTGCCTTCACGTGGAGACCTCCCGTGCGTGTCCCAGGCACGGCTCCATGTCCCCTCCATTGGTGTCTGCCTTCCCAGGGTGACGAGGGCCTGAGGGTCCAACTGAGGAGCACACGATGCCCAGCTGTGGCACGTGGCAAAGCTGTGTGGCCTCGTGCGACTCAGGTGGCGCCCGAGTCGGTCCCGCTGGCGTGAGAACTTGCCACGTGCATGCCCCGTTGGACGTGCCCCGTGTCCCCACGCTCTGGCTGTCGTTACCCCCATTCTgtagggggaaactgaggcacggggtgGGGAGGACGAGGACGTGAGGGGCAGGGCCGGGAGCAGGATGGAAGGGACTCCGGGTGAAGTCGAGTGGCTCGTGCTGGGGGTTCTGttagcgggggggggggggggtggccgGGACGAGGGAGCATTAGGGAGGGGTCCCCGGGTGTGCTCTGTGCAGCCCCCCGATGTCCCCCGGGTATCCGAGACTcaggggaaggagggcaggggcccAGGTCACACGGCTCGTGTGCTCCCCCAGGGCCGGCGGCTGGCAGGATGGTGATTTGGGACAACGGGACCACAGcactgcccccgcccccggcacCAAACATCAGCGTGCCACATCGCTGCTTGCTCCTGCTGTACAAGGACATCGGCACGTCCAGGTGAGGGGGGGTGGCAGTGTCCCCGggtcctgccccccaccccgtcAGTGCATTCTGGGGGCCGGGTGCACACGCCGTGGTGAGGCAGCTTCTGTCCCCGTCCGCTAGGGTCCGGTACTGGGACCTCCTGCTGCTCGTCCCCAACGTgctcttcttcatcttcctgcTCTGGAAGCTTCCGTCCGCCCGGGCCAAGATCCGCGTCACCCCTAGCCCCATTTTTATCACCTTCTACATCCTGGTGAGTTCCCGCGACTGGCGACAGCAAAGCCACCTCCAACCGCGTTAAGCCGAGAAAGGGGAAATGAACCgccccccctcccgcccccggaCTAGAAGGCGGGCTTCAGGCACGGCTGCATCCAGGAGACGAGAGGATGTCACTGGGGGTCGCCGTCTCTCCGCGTCTCTGCTCTCTCCTGGCCTTATCTCGGGGGAGTCCTCCCCGTATGGGGACACAGATGGCCAAGAGCTGCTTGGAGCCGACATCCTGCCCGTGCGGACTCCAGCAGAGAGTCCCTCTTCCCCGACGGTGCCAGTGTAGACCCGGGGCTTCCTCTCCTCGGCCCACCTTGCGTCCCGTGTTCAGCCCTGAGCCGGTCTCTGCGGCGCTAGTGCGTAGGGTCGGCTCAGCCAGACGGTGTGGACGGTGGGAGGTGGCCGGGTGGTTCCTAAAATTaggggggggaagggggagatggACGCTGAGTGGGGGACAAATGCCAGCCGGCCATCGATCCTACGAGGCCTCTTTGGAGCAGGCCTTGTGCCTGCTGGGACAGGTGGCAGGGCCGTGGCTGAGAAGGTGGCTCCAGGTATGGCTGGCCAGTTCCCTTCCCGCCAGGTCACGGCGGGCAGTGGGCAGGCAGGGGGCCTGGGGAGCCCCAGGGGGCCACTAGCAGACTGATGTCCCCTCCCCTGTGACACGGTGGCGGGCTGGATGCAAACTGAGgcctcctctcttccctgcttCCCTTCTGCCTCTCTGACCCCCGACCCCTTAGTGTGTCTATTCAGCAGATGTTAAGATATTGTCCCGTGGTCACAAAGGACAGAGTTTGGTGTCAGTCGGGGCCCTTCCTCTGTGTCAGAAAACTCGGCTTCAACTCCCAGGAGCCAGAGGAGAGGTGTTGACTGAGACACCAAGAAGCCACAGGGCTCTGGGCACGGCTGGATTCAGGGGCTCAGTGACGCCACGGGGGCTCCCACGCCATCCCCGAAGCCAGGAGCGGGGGAACCCCCCTCGCCCGGAACTACATAAAGGACCAGGGGGAGGAAGGGCGCTATTGCCACAGGGGGGCGACAGATGCCACAGGGACTGAACACGGCTCACCCGGAGGTCCCTGCAGCCTCCTGTCACCCTGTCCCCTGCGTCTTGGAATGCAGGCACCATGACTCTGACAACGCTAACTGCACGCGTGTCCTCGGCCCTTCCCGGGTGCCAGGCACGGCTTCTGCCCCGTCTGTTAACCCCGTCTGACCCTCCCATCCACCCACTGCAGGGGCTGCTATTttcaacccattttacagatggggaaactgaggcagagaggtgcAGTGAGTTGCTTGCCTGGGGTCACAGCTGCGAAGCACCAGAGCCTGGGTCCCCCCTGAGAGCGGAGGGCTGGGCCTCAGGCCAccagcagtgggggcaggggggggcTCCACGCCTGGGAGCCTCACCGCCCACCTGGAGTCCTGTTCCtacctccctgtccccaccccggcTGGCCCCCTCCCCGGTTCCATGTTCGGTTTGCACTCAAGGCTCCTGCAGATGTTGGGGTGCACGTGTGCTGGGCCCGGGGGCTCCGGGGCTCCCTCCCCGCTCAGcacgccccctccctccctccctccctctgtcacccGACAGGTGTTCGTGGTGGCACTGGTGGGCATTGCCCGGGCCGTGGTATCCATGACAGTGAGCACGTCGGATGCGGCTACCGTGGCTGATAAGGTGTGGCTGGAGGCTGGCGGGGGAGGCTGGCGGGGGAGAGGCTGGCGGGGGAGGCCGGGCCTGGGAGGGGGGTGACAGGAGGGGGGTGACAGGGTGGGGTGCCGGCCCCCCGGGCTGACACCCTGCCCGTCGCTCTGTGTCCAGATCCTGTGGGAGATCACCCGCTTCTTCCTGCTAGCCATCGAGCTGAGCGTTGTCATCCTGGGCCTTGCGTTCGGTGCGTGTGCCGCGTGCGGGCTTGGGGACTCGCGGGCCGGCCCTGACCCCTCCCGGGTCACCTGGCTCGGCGGCCGCTCACTGGCCGGCGTGTGTCGTCTTCCAGGTCACCTGGAGAGCAAATCTAGCATCAAACGAGTGCTGGTCATCACCACGGTGCTGTCCCTGGCATACTCGGTCACCCAGGTGCCAGGGTGGGCGGGGGCCGGGggtgccgggggcggggcgggcgtcAGGGAGGAAAGGCCATCTTCATCCTCCGGTCCCCGGGCCCGGTTTCGAATGGTCACCAGGTGCGGGGGGTCTCAAACTTTAAGGGCACCTGAGAAGCCACCCGGGGTGCCGGTGACCGGGGACGTGTCACAGATCCGCAGCCAGTAGGTCACggtgcaggggaggggtggtggcCCCGGCTGGCCCTCTGCCCCCCGTGGGTCCGGCCCCTGTGGCCCCAGTGTGCCCAGGGAGGAAGGGGCCTTCGGTGGGTGGGAGAGTCTGAGACCCTGTCCCTTCCTGTCCCTTCCTGTCCCTGCAGGGGACCCTGGAGATCCTCTACCCCGATGCCCACCTGTCTGCCGAGGACTTCAACATCTACGGACACGGGGGTCGCCAGTTCTGGCTGGTCAGCTCCTGCTTCTTCTTCCTGGTGAGACGCAGGGCCGGGCAGGGGACCGGACGCCTCGCGCCGGCCTCGGGGTCCGTCCCAGCTGTCCCCAGCGCCCTGCTCAGCGCCCCGCTGCCGCTGTGTCCCCGCAGGTCTACTCCCTGGTGGTCGTCCTCCCCAAGACCCGGCTGAAGGAGCGCATCTCCCTGCCTTGTGAGccccgggccggggccggggccgcgtGGTGGCCGCTGGGTGGCGGGGAGGGGACCCCGGGTcggggaggcagggcctggcctggcaggggcagGACCTGACCTCACCGtccccccccgccgcccccagcGCGGAGGAGCTTCTACGTCTACGCGGGCATCCTGGCCCTGCTCAACCtgctgcaggggctgggcagcGCGCTGCTGTGCTTCGGCGTCATCGAGGGGCTCTGGTACGGCGGGGCGGGGCGTGGGTGTGGGCGGGGCTTGGGGCGTGGGCGGGGCTTGGGGTGTGGGCGGGGCTTGGGGCTGGGCAGCGCGCTGCTGTGCTTCGGCGTCGAGGGGCTCTGGTATGGCGGGGCGGGGCGTGGGTGTGGGCGGGGCGTGGACGGGGCGGGGCGTGGGTGTGGGAGGGGCGTGGGCGGGGCTTGGGGCGTGGGTGTGGGCGGGGCTTGGGGCTGGGCAGCGCGCTGCTGTGCTTCGGCGTCATCGAGGGGCTCTGGTATGGCGGGGCGGGGCGTGGGTGTGGGCGGGGCTTGGGGCGTGGGCGGGGCTTGGGGCGTGGGTGTGGGCGGGGCTTGGGGCTGGGCAGCGCGCTGCTGTGCTTCGGCGTCATCGAGGGGCTCTGGTGGGGCGGGGCGTGGGtgtgggcggggctgggggcggggctggggcgtgGGCGGGGCGTGGGGCTGGGCAGCGCGCTGCTGTGCTTCGACGTCATCGAGGGGCCCTGGTACGGCGGGGCGGGGCGTGGGcgtgggcggggctgggggctgggcagcgTGCTGCTGTGCTTCGACGTCATCGAGGGGCCCTGGTACGGTGGGGCGGGGTGTGGGGATGGGGCGTGGCTtagggtgggggcggggctccAGGTGGGGCAGGGCGTGGGGGCTGGGCGGCGCGCTGCTGTGCTTCGACATGGAGGGGCTCTGGTATGGTGGGGCGGGGCTTGGGGTGTGGGCGGGGCGTGGGgttggggcgggggcggggcagcGCGCTGCTGTGCTTCCACATGGAGGGGCTCTGGTATGGTGGGGCGGGGTttgaggtgggggcggggcgtgGGGATGGGGCGTggcttggggtgggggctgggcagcccGCTGCTGTGCTTCCACATCATTGAGGGGcttgggcgggggcggggctccAGGTGGGGCGGGGCGTGGGGGCTGGGCAGCGCGCTGCTGTGCTTCGACATTGGGCTCTGGTACGGTGGGgcggggcttggggtgggggcggggcgagggATGGGGAGGGGCTTGGGACAGGGATGGGGCGGCTtggggggtggggcctgggtggggagggctgcaggggggGATGGGGcgtggggttgggggcagggtgtggggatggggaggggcttggggtaGGGCGGGGCGTGGGAGATGGGATGGGGcttgggtgggggcggggcgaggTGGGGCGGGGcgtgggtgggggcggggcgcagAGGCCCCACGCTGACCCCGCTTCCCGCCCCAGCTGCGTAGACGCCACCACCTTCCTGTACTTCAGCTTCTTCGCGCCGCTCATCTATGTGGCCTTCCTGCGGGGCTTCTTCGGGTGAGTGCGGGGCGGGCTGGCGAGGGCACGCACACGCTTACACACGCttacacacgtgtgcacacgcacactcCCCCACACAGAAAATAGAGACTGCACATCGTTCtgcacacacttacacacacttacacacgcttacacacgtgcacacatgcacacacacacacactctcccccACAAAGCAGATGGGGGCTGTGCACATCGCTCTGCGTTCTGTATGTTCACAGTCCACTAACTCACGCAGCAagcttttattgagcacctactgcggACCAGACATGGCCCTGCAGCCACCAGGCACAACACGGAGCAAAGCGAACacgagtccctgccctcagggagctggcACTCTAGCgggggaggcctggggacaggggacaggggggTGTGCTCTGCGCgggggaggcctggggacaggggacgGGGGGGGTGCTCTGCTGTGCGGCTGTTTATCTGCAGACGTGTCAGGGACACGTGAGATTGGGGTCCAACTCCAGGCCCCTGACGTGGCAGCAGTGTGGgtgctctgtcccctcccctctcgcCCCTACTTGCCAGGACCcgggtggggagggggacaggcCTCCCACGGGGGGAGAGAGTTGGACGAGGGTCAGAGtggaccccagccccagctcgGATCTGCACACAGGGCTTCTCTCCTAAACTGGGCCTGCTTGGAGAGTCGCCCTGGTCAGCGGGGAGAGGACAGTCCCACGAGCTGCAGGGGTCATGGGGGGAGCAGGGCCAAGGCCACCATCAGTGTTTGCTGAGCGCTTCGGCGCAGGGTCGTGATGTACGTGTGTCCCCTGCAGCAGGGGCTCACGTGACCATCTCATGGTGACAAAGCAGGCACGGGAGGCCCCTGCAGGGCCGGGAGGAGCACAGCTGGGCTCAAGTTTTGCAGGAGGGACAGGGGTGGCCGGGTCCAGGCTGGGGGGACGGGCGCCAGGTGGCCTCCTGCCGGGCGAGGACCGTCCCTGAGTCACCTGCGGGggctcccctgcctcccccaccccctcaggTCAGAGCCCAAGATCCTCTTCTCCTACAAATGCCAAGTGGACGAGACGGAGGAGCCGGACATGCACCTGCCCCAGCCCTACGCGGTGGCCCGGCGGGACGGGCCCGGAGGCCGCGGGGACAGCGGGGGCCTCGGCCGCCAGCTACTCCAGCACGCAGTTCGACGCGGCCGGCGGGGTGGCCTACCTGGACGACGTCGCCTCCATGCCCTGCCACAACACGGGCAGCATCAACAGCACGGACAGCGGGCGCTGGAAGGCCATCAATGCCTGAGGGTGGCCGCCCTGGCCGGGTGGCCCGGCGGGGCCAGCGGGGGACAAACCAGGGAAGAGGCCAGCACACCCGGCCCGAGTCCCGGGTGCAGCAGGAAGAGGTTGCAGGACCTTTGGGGGTGGCAGGCCTGTGTCCGTACCCCAAGCCTGGAGGCTGCGTCCTCCCGTGGGGCCCCCCCACCCAGTTCCCCTTAACCACCCCTGCTGTCGCCTGTCCCCTGTCCTGCTCGGGGACACAGCCAGACTGACCCGTCCCCCCAGGGCCAGGCCGTGGGTTCCCCCGGTTTCCCGCAGCCTTGGCACGCCGGGCTGGCCTGGTccccctgtcccctctgccccgtCCCCGCAGGACTGTGGCCTCCCCGAAGCCCACCGTGGGGGATGGGCCGGAGCGTGTATATTTTCTcgatctattttttaataaaaagcaaacagaGGAGAAGGGATGGACGTGCGGGTTTTGCAAGAGCACCAAGACACGGGGGGCTGCAGCCACTTATAGCCAGTGTGGGTGACAGGGACAAACCCCCAAACGAtggccagggagggggcagagcacTCGGGGAATTTGTGGCGGAGCTTGGCGTGCAATGCACCCCTTTTGAGCCCGGGGCAGACAACTTGGGTTCCAGGACCTTCTTGGGGGGTGACAGGGGCTGTTTGGGGGTgatcagcccaggcaacaggccCCGTGGGCGGGGAGCCACCTGCCGGCCGCCCGAGCGTGCCTAGCgctttatttcaatttttttttttttttttttgagacagagtcccactctgtcgcccgggctagagtgccgtggcgtcagcctcgctcacagcaacctcagactcctgggctcaagcgatcctcctgcctcagcctcccgagtagctgggactacaggcacgcgccaccacgcccggctcattttttctgtatatatttttagctgtccatataatttctttctatttttagtagagatgggatcttgctatattggCCAGTttggtctggaattcctgacctcgagcgatcctcccgcctcggcctcccagagtgctgggatttcTCATACTGTTTGGGGACAATGACTCAGATGAACACGTCCAGCGAATCGAGATCGAATAGCCCACTGTGCGGGGTGATTAAAGCCCCTCCAAGAGGCCCTGGGCACACACCTCACCCCTGCCGGGGACCTGGGCAGGCTCCGGACACCCTCGACTCACAGACTGGCGTGGGTGACAAGCCTGCTCACCTAGTCATCGAGGCAGCCCCCGCGATGACCTTCCAGAAGGTTCCTGCTCTTCCCTTTGCTCTGGTTCCCAATACCGTCCCTTGTCATCCTCGTAAACTGGGGGGGCATCCCGTGGGCTTCTGCTAACGCGTCCAAATTAGTTGCCTGAATGCTGGCCCCACCGGTGAGAAGAGTGGGCTCGAGTCAGGCTGAGCCACTTGGGGTGGCGGAGCTGGTTCGGGAATTCTGGAAAACCGGGAATCTTTCTGCAGGATTCGCTGAGCTGCTGGAATGCGCTTCTAGAGCTGCCGCCAGCCCCTCGTTAGAACCTCCCAAGGGGACATTCTGTGCAGGGGGACCCAGGGGCGACCCGTGAGCTCTGGACATCGGTGTGGGTTGAAAGGAAAATCTTGGAATCTTGGTTCGAATGAGGAATGTGCCAATGTCCCAGCTTTTACTAATTCTTATTTTCGTGTAAGTGGCGACAATCCTCTTTATGGTTTGACCGACAAATTTCAGAAAGTAACAGATGCCAAGTTAAACATCATTaggaggccgggcgcggaggctcacgcctgtcaccccagcactcggggaggccgaggcgggaggatcgctcgaggtcaggagttcgagaccagcctgagcaagagcgagaccccgtctctactaaaaatagaaagaaattatctggacagctaaaaatatataaagaaaaaaatgagccgggcgtggtggctcatgcctgttgtcccagctactcggggggccgaggcaggaggatctcttaaagccaagagttccagaccagcctgggcaatatagcaagaccccatctctacaaaaaataaaaatttgccaggcgtggtggcgcgtgcctgtagtcccagctactcgggaggctgaggcaggaggatcacttgagcccaggaggttgaggctgctgtgagcgaggctgatgccacggcactccagcccgggcgacagagccagactctgtctcaaaaaacaaacaaacaaaaataaatatcattaggAGGGCAAGAAATGATGACACAGGCCATCCTATCAATGAGGGTGTCACAGCTTCGAGAGGGTGGCAGGTCCCATTTCCTAGCACGTGACCCTAAAAGACTTCCTTGCACCAACATCCCTTCTAAAGACACTTTTATCCTAACCGAGCGAAAGAATTGGGAATTGATATTTTCGCATCAGtgcaaagaggaggaaaaatatatatgttgacATTTTCAAGTCAGCGCTTTGTCGCAAGCAGCTTTAGGATTCCGAGCagcatctgcatttttttttgcaGCTTCAGGGAAAACGggatgtttttttccttcttttttttttttgctgagattTCTTTTCCCCGGCAGTTAGACAGGCTCAGCGTTCTCAAGCCTCAGTGCTGAAATTTCATTATTTGGCACCAAAAGGACAAAGCCAAAAGGAGGCCGAACAAGCTCTCAGAGCTTCAGGCCTGGCTTCCGTCCCCAAGGTGGCCTCGTGGTCACAGGAGCTCGCGCCACCTGTCCCCTTCTGCGTGGTTCCCCGATACTCTCAGCTGTCACCCCTTCTGTTTAAGGACCCGTCACGCGAGCCGCGCTTAATAACTCACTTTCCCCTCGTGGGCGAGAAAATGCCGAGATGGTCACCTCTCTCTGCAAGATGGGCTGGAAAAACGTAGGGTTTCCCTTTGTCGCAGGGGGACAGGGCGCTGGGCATATGCTGTCCCAGATAAatcaggaggaaagaaagaaaacgaaTATTAGGTAGGTAGCTGGCAGCCCCTCCTACGTGCGCTAAAACATGCGAAGAATGGGACACAATTACTGCCAGCGGCTTGTCACATCTTTCGGTTTGCCCAAGCCACTCAGATAGGTGCTTCAgggggttttatttattttttattttttgagactctgtcgcccgggctagagtgccgtggcgtcagcctcgctcacagcaacctcaacctcctgggctccagcgatcctcc from Lemur catta isolate mLemCat1 chromosome 21, mLemCat1.pri, whole genome shotgun sequence encodes the following:
- the TPRA1 gene encoding LOW QUALITY PROTEIN: transmembrane protein adipocyte-associated 1 (The sequence of the model RefSeq protein was modified relative to this genomic sequence to represent the inferred CDS: deleted 1 base in 1 codon), with translation MVIWDNGTTALPPPPAPNISVPHRCLLLLYKDIGTSRVRYWDLLLLVPNVLFFIFLLWKLPSARAKIRVTPSPIFITFYILVFVVALVGIARAVVSMTVSTSDAATVADKILWEITRFFLLAIELSVVILGLAFGHLESKSSIKRVLVITTVLSLAYSVTQGTLEILYPDAHLSAEDFNIYGHGGRQFWLVSSCFFFLVYSLVVVLPKTRLKERISLPSRRSFYVYAGILALLNLLQGLGSALLCFGVIEGLCCVDATTFLYFSFFAPLIYVAFLRGFFGSEPKILFSYKCQVDETEEPDMHLPQPYAVARRDGPEAAGTAGASAASYSSTQFDAAGGVAYLDDVASMPCHNTGSINSTDSGRWKAINA